The following coding sequences are from one Eucalyptus grandis isolate ANBG69807.140 chromosome 11, ASM1654582v1, whole genome shotgun sequence window:
- the LOC120289694 gene encoding receptor-like protein 7: MACLPCFYMSIHFLFLYLSCQPIDTHILSRSVKPLCLEDEMSALLQFKEDCCSWDGIECDENTGHVIVLDLGSSFLYGSIDNNSTIFQLAHLEKLNLGDNHFNYSRIPSRVGDLSRLTHLNLSASFFSGQVPSEIFKLTRLVYLNLCCNLDPHHDRLLLEMKAPGLRRLSQNLTGLEELLLGFVNMSSQVPNTLANLSSLRRLNMDECDLHGIFPPAIFHLPKLQYLSVDDNEDLTGRLPNFNSSSPLKELRLGGTSFYGELPASIVIYKGLKQYYSKVLDVFTVIDLSNNSFEGEIPDAIGDLQGLHGLSLSNNFLTGHIPSSFGNLTVLESLDLSRNKLSGRIPQKLTELTFLSSLNVSYNNLTGFVPRGAQFDTFTNNSFEGNSGLCGEFIPKKCRHLGYALGQPPTQYEEDLGLPIELDWKIVRWGMGVA; the protein is encoded by the exons ATGGCTTGCTTGCCGTGCTTCTACATGTCCatacactttcttttcttgtactTGTCGTGCCAGCCTATTGACACGCACATCCTCTCTCGTTCTGTGAAACCTCTTTGTCTCGAGGATGAAATGTCTGCACTGCTACAGTTTAAAGAG GATTGTTGCTCTTGGGATGGGATCGAGTGCGATGAGAACACAGGCCATGTAATTGTTCTCGATCTGGGAAGTAGTTTTCTCTATGGTTCTATCGACAACAACAGTACCATCTTCCAGCTTGCTCATCTTGAAAAGCTCAATCTTGGCGACAATCACTTCAACTACTCTCGAATACCATCTCGAGTTGGAGATCTGTCAAGATTGACTCATCTCAATCTCTctgcttcctttttttctggCCAAGTTCCATCAGAAATCTTCAAACTTACAAGGTTGGTGTACCTCAACCTGTGTTGCAATCTGGATCCACATCATGATAGACTTTTGTTGGAGATGAAAGCGCCAGGCCTGAGAAGGCTATCTCAAAATCTGACCGGCCTAGAAGAACTTCTCCTTGGTTTCGTCAACATGTCGTCCCAAGTTCCCAACACTCTGGCGAATCTGTCTTCACTAAGAAGGCTGAACATGGATGAGTGTGACCTGCACGGTATATTTCCGCCTGCCATTTTTCATTTACCGAAGCTGCAATATCTTAGTGTGGATGACAATGAGGATCTCACGGGCCGCTTGCCTAACTTCAACTCGAGTAGTCCTCTTAAAGAGCTGCGACTGGGAGGCACAAGCTTTTATGGGGAGCTACCGGCTTCAATCG TGATTTACAAAGGTCTTAAACAGTATTACTCAAAGGTACTAGATGTCTTCACGGTCATCGACCTATCCAACAATTCGTTTGAAGGAGAGATCCCTGATGCCATAGGTGATCTCCAAGGATTGCATGGACTAAGCCTTTCCAACAATTTCCTCACTGGTCATATCCCATCATCATTTGGGAATCTCACGGTACTTGAGTCATTGGACCTTTCTCGGAACAAACTCTCAGGACGAATCCCCCAGAAGCTAACGGAACTGACGTTCCTTTCTTCCCTAAATGTGTCTTACAACAATTTGACAGGATTTGTGCCTAGAGGGGCACAATTCGATACATTTACAAACAATTCTTTTGAAGGGAACTCGGGACTGTGTGGGGAATTCATACCCAAGAAATGTCGACATTTGGGGTATGCGTTGGGACAACCTCCAACCCAATATGAAGAGGATTTGGGATTGCCAATTGAACTCGATTGGAAAATTGTTCGATGGGGTATGGGAGTGGCTTAG